One genomic window of Arachis stenosperma cultivar V10309 chromosome 10, arast.V10309.gnm1.PFL2, whole genome shotgun sequence includes the following:
- the LOC130957103 gene encoding uncharacterized protein LOC130957103: protein MGATPFTERILRAKLPRGFDKPTDMKYDGTKDPQEHLTAFEARMNLEGASDAVRCRAFPVTLAGPAIKWFNALPNGSITSFHDVTRKFMAQFTTRITKAKHPISLLGVTQKQEESTRKYLDRFNDECLTVDGLTDSVASLCLTNGLMNEDFRKHLTTKPVWTMHEIQNVAKDYINDEEVSQVVAANKRQHVATQHSNPTPRHNPPPKENQRDPIKPTHRPPRIGKFSNYTPLTAPITEIYHQIADRGVIPKARPLKERTGGNKALYCDYHRGYGHKTQDCFDLKDAIEQAIRDGKLPEFAKFIREPRRANIDKSPEREGRNPRTQKPPPRENPEEDPSIIVNVITGKDVPNKSKLSMKKDLKIMAVRHHDPVTTADSTITFLPEDCQHGTSAEDAPFVISARIGTGLVRRILVDTGADSNILFRGAFDKLGLRNDNLQTHRHGVTGLGDNFLKPDGSVTLPITIGTNNQRKTILSEFVVLKDSTAYNVILGRKTINDFSAVIFTKYLLMKFRADDGTIGTIHGDREVAAECDNNSLALRKKFRDAAGIFLADLDARLDGQPRPEPEGDMEKLQIGPTKEEYTFINRNLPYDLKEELSQLLKQNRDLFAFTPADMPGISPDLMSHHLAADPLAKPVAQRRRKMSPDRAAEVRKQVKALLEANFIRELPYTTWLSNVVLVRKSNGKW, encoded by the coding sequence ATGGGAGCCACGCCCTTCACAGAGAGAATCTTAAGAGCAAAGCTCCCCAGAGGCTTCGACAAACCCACCGATATGAAGTACGACGGAACTAAAGACCCTCAAGAGCACCTAACGGCTTTCGAGGCCAGAATGAACTTAGAAGGAGCATCCGACGCAGTCCGATGCAGAGCCTTCCCGGTGACCCTTGCCGGACCGGCGATCAAATGGTTCAACGCCCTCCCGAACGGATCTATAACCAGCTTCCACGACGTCACAAGAAAATTCATGGCCCAATTCACGACCCGAATCACCAAGGCCAAACACCCCATCAGCTTGCTAGGGGTCACACAGAAACAAGAAGAATCTACAAGAAAATACCTCGACCGCTTCAACGACGAATGCCTGACGGTCGACGGACTAACGGACTCCGTTGCCAGCCTCTGCCTAACCAACGGACTCATGAATGAAGACTTTCGCAAACATCTCACCACTAAACCAGTATGGACCATGCACGAAATCCAGAACGTCGCCAAAGATTACATCAACGACGAGGAGGTCAGCCAGGTCGTCGCTGCCAACAAACGGCAGCACGTCGCTACCCAACACAGCAACCCGACTCCCCGTCATAACCCACCACCCAAAGAAAACCAACGAGACCCCATCAAACCAACCCACCGACCACCAAGAATAGGAAAATTCTCCAATTACACCCCCCTAACAGCACCGATTACTGAGATATACCACCAAATAGCAGATCGAGGCGTCATCCCCAAAGCCCGACCACTCAAGGAAAGAACAGGAGGGAACAAAGCCCTCTACTGCGACTACCACCGAGGTTACGGCCACAAAACACAAGATTGTTTCGACCTCAAAGACGCTATCGAACAGGCCATACGAGACGGCAAACTCCCGGAGTTCGCCAAATTCATCAGAGAGCCAAGGCGCGCCAACATCGACAAGTCACCAGAAAGAGAAGGGCGCAACCCAAGAACCCAAAAGCCGCCCCCCAGGGAAAATCCCGAAGAGGATCCGAGCATCATAGTGAACGTCATCACGGGCAAGGACGTACCAAACAAGTCAAAGCTATCAATGAAAAAGGACCTCAAGATAATGGCCGTCAGGCACCACGACCCAGTCACCACAGCCGACAGCACGATAACTTTCTTACCGGAAGACTGCCAACACGGCACGTCGGCCGAAGATGCCCCCTTCGTCATATCAGCTCGAATCGGAACAGGGCTAGTAAGAAGAATACTGGTAGACACTGGCGCCGACTCTAACATCCTCTTCCGAGGAGCTTTCGACAAACTCGGGCTCCGCAACGACAACCTCCAAACACACCGTCACGGCGTCACGGGCCTCGGAGACAACTTCCTCAAACCAGACGGGTCGGTCACCCTTCCCATCACCATAGGAACAAACAATCAGAGAAAGACGATCTTGTCCGAATTCGTAGTCCTAAAAGACTCCACAGCCTATAACGTCATTCTCGGGAGAAAAACGATCAACGACTTCTCCGCAGTCATCTTCACCAAATACCTCCTCATGAAGTTCAGGGCCGACGACGGCACCATCGGAACCATTCACGGAGACCGGGAAGTCGCGGCCGAATGCGACAACAACAGCTTAGCCCTAAGAAAGAAATTCCGGGATGCAGCCGGAATATTCCTTGCCGACCTAGACGCACGACTAGACGGCCAACCTAGACCGGAACCAGAAGGAGACATGGAAAAGCTACAGATAGGGCCGACCAAAGAAGAATACACTTTCATCAACAGAAACCTCCCATACGACCTCAAAGAAGAACTCTCCCAACTTCTAAAACAAAACAGAGACTTGTTCGCATTTACACCAGCCGATATGCCGGGAATAAGCCCCGACCTTATGTCTCACCATCTGGCAGCGGACCCCCTAGCCAAACCAGTGGCACAAAGAAGACGGAAAATGTCACCAGACCGAGCCGCGGAGGTCCGAAAACAGGTGAAAGCCCTACTCGAAGCCAACTTCATCCGAGAACTCCCTTATACGACATGGCTGTCCAACGTCGTACTAGTAAGAAAATCTAACGGGAAATGgtga